One window from the genome of Ciconia boyciana chromosome 8, ASM3463844v1, whole genome shotgun sequence encodes:
- the LOC140655326 gene encoding sorbin and SH3 domain-containing protein 1-like, translating to MDSMFSNTVHLSVGNYAPCLVTDPLLCTLALSPFTFARLFCIFLYYFFIHFFFSPAFVSFKSPSSELLHTPTPPPLPFARRALSPEVQAVTSEWIALTVGVSPSTTPAITPPLPPPPEASLSHTDYLSPSAAASPSPTVSLHHSHLSGSSTPRSIKSPLPSYSSRPQSSSHSFYQATPQSEEKFVGSPSPSVSYSNSPRWAVESPDSILAQQRDTTGSQAWLQKTREGSSHPEQGAHAVPKISVERCLKPSQLDMHVSPEKRPVGSSEDNKLCQELMAIVQGGKTEKRGMRKGDLGKFQSGEKKVLLLHVCVLL from the coding sequence ATGGACAGCATGTTCTCCAACACGGTGCACCTGTCCGTGGGAAATTATGCACCATGCTTGGTCACAGATCCGCTTCTCTGCACACTGGCACTCTCTCCTTTTACTTTTGCTCGgttgttttgtattttcctttattatttttttattcatttctttttctctcctgcttttgtttccttcaagtctcccagctctgagctgctccATACACCAACTCCTCCGCCTTTGCCTTTCGCGCGCCGCGCCTTATCTCCAGAGGTGCAGGCGGTCACATCTGAGTGGATTGCTCTGACCGTGGGAGTGTCTCCTAGCACCACTCCTGCCATAACTCCTCCATTGCCTCCTCCGCCTGAAGCCTCCCTCTCTCACACTGACTATCTCTCgccttctgctgcagccagcccttCCCCCACGGTCAGCCTCCACCATTCTCATCTCTCTGGCTCCTCGACTCCCAGGTCCATTAAATCCCCATTGCCCTCTTACTCATCCAGACCTCAGTCCTCCTCTCACAGTTTCTATCAGGCCACTCCgcaaagtgaagaaaagttTGTTggctccccttctcccagcGTGAGCTACTCTAACTCCCCTCGCTGGGCAGTGGAGAGCCCCGACAGCATCCTCGCACAGCAGCGTGACACCACTGGCAGCCAAGCCTGGCTCCAAAAGACTAGAGAGGGCAGCAGCCACCCCGAGCAGGGTGCTCATGCTGTTCCCAAGATCTCTGTCGAGCGCTGCCTGAAACCATCCCAACTAGACATGCATGTGAGCCCAGAAAAGAGACCTGTGGGTTCCTCTGAGGACAACAAGTTGTGTCAGGAGCTAATGGCTATTGTGCAGGGaggtaaaacagagaaaagaggcaTGAGGAAAGGTGATCTGGGAAAGTTTCAAAGCGGGGAAAAGAAGGTACTTCtcctgcatgtgtgtgtgctgcTCTGA